The nucleotide window ATACTCGCGGCCGCATTGCGGGCAGGAGCGATCCAGTTGGTCGGACTGGTTGCCGCATTCGAAGCAGGTCATGCCCTCGGCCTTGGACTTGTCGAACTCGATTTGAAAGCGGCAGCCGCAGCTCATGCAGATTGCGCTCTCCGCGCCGACCGGCGCGCCGCAGACCGGGCAGGGCAGCTTACGACGCTCCATCTACTCCTCTGGCGGTCGCCAGAGGTCCACCGGGAATTCGCACGGTGGCGGGTCGAACGGGAATTGCACCTTGGCGCCGATGCGCGCCGAGTGGTAGGCCGCGAGCATGATCAGCAGCACCTCGCGTCCGTCCTGCGCGGTCTCAAGCGGTTGCGCGTCGCCGCGCACGCAGGCGCTGAAGTGCTCGAACTCGCCCACGTAGCCGTGTTCGTACACGTCGTCGACCACCGGCCGCGTCCAGCCGCGGGCATCGTCGGGCAGCATGCCGTAGCCGGGGATGCTGAAAACGTCGAGCCCGGGATTGCTGAACGATTCGGCGCGACCCACGCCCTTGTCGCCGAACAGCTCGAGGGTCGAGTCCATGCCGCCGTGTTTGGCCCAACTGGCCTCGGCCACGCCCAGCACGTTGCCCTCGAACTCGATCTGCACGATGCAGTGATCGTCCAGCTGCGTGCGCTCGTGGTGCATTACAGTGTCGATCTGCGCGTACACGCTGCGCACCGCGGGCTTGTCCAGCAGCCAGCGAATGGTCTCGATGCTGTGGCAGCCCAAATCGACCATCGCGCCGCCGCCGGCCTCGCTGCGCGTAAAGAACCAATCGGAGTAGGGCCCGGCGTGCCGCTCGATCTGGCGCACCATGTAGGGCGATCCAAAGGCGCCCTCTGCGTGAAGCTGCTTGAGCCGTACGAAGCGCGGTACGAAGCACAGCTCCTCGGCGTACATCAGCAGCCGTTTATGTTCTGCGGCAGCGGCGATCAGCGCGTCGGCCTCGGCCAAGGTGTTGCACAACGGCTTCTCGAGCACCACGTGCTTGCCCGCGGACAGCGCCTCGAGCGCGATCGGCGCGTGGTACGCGTTGGGGAACGAGACGCAGACCACGTCGATGTCCTCGCGCTCTAGAATCCGATGGTAATCGTCGTACGCGTCGGGCACGCCCTTCCACTGGGCGAACATCTCGGCGTTGCTGTGCGAGCGGCTGGCCACGGCAGCGACCTGGGTCCCGGGCACGCGCGCCAGGGCGTCGAAGTGCGTGCGGCTGATCGAACCCGAGCCGATCAGGCCGTAGCGAACTTTTTGCATCTTTCTTCCTCCTGTGCGAGCGAGGTTATTTAAAATCGGCTCTGGGCCTTGATCGGCTTGTCCAGCAGTTCGTCCTGGCAGTCGTGGATTTTGACGATCGCCTCCAGCAGCTGATCCATGTCGCTTTGGTCGCCCATGAAGATCGGATAGTGCATCCACAGCGACTCGGCGTAGGCCGCGTGCTCGGCGTTGGGACAGCTGACCTGGTCGGCGGTCAGCTCATCGCCGTAACGCTCGCGGATCGTCGGGTAGTCGCTGGCGCGCAGTTTGAACAGCGCGTTTTGGTAGACCGGCACGTAGAAGTACGGGTCGTTTTCAAATCCCTCGGCAGTCAGCGCGGCGCTGAACTGATCGCGGGTGATCTCCCAGGCATCGGGCACGAACTTGAAAATGAACTGGTAGGCGTGCAGCCGCGTGATTCGCTCGTCCCACTTGAGGGTTTTTACATATCCCAGGCCGTCGAGCTTGTCGCTTAAGTAGCGGATGTTGCGCTCGCGGCGCAGGGTGTACTCCTCGAGCCGATCAAGCTGGCAGCAGAGCACCGCGCATTCCCACTCGGCCAGGCGGAAGTTCCAGCCGAAAAGCTGGTCCTCAAAGTTGCAGTAGAACTCTTCCTTGCGGCCGCAATTGATCAGGCTGTGGCACTTCTCCATCAGCTCGCGATCCGAGGTGATGATCATTCCACCTTCGCCCGCGGTGAGCAGCTTGCTCGACTGAAAGCTGAAGGTGCCCAGATGGCCGATGGAGCCCGCGCCGCGGCCTTTCCACTGGCCGCCGTGGGCGTGAGCGCAGTCCTCGACCACGATCAGGTCGTGCTTTTCCGCGATTTCCATCAGCCGGTCCATGTCGGCAAAACGGCAGCCCAGATGCACGGGGACGATCGCTTTTGTCTTGTCCGTGATCTTGCGCTCAACATCGTCGGGATCAATGCAGTAGGTGTCGGGGTCCACGTCGGCGAAAACCGGCACGGCGTTGATCAGCGCCGGGGCCTGGCAGGTGGCGATCCAGGTATAGGGGGTGGTAATTACCTCGTCGCCGGCCTTGACCCCTGCGGCGCGCAGGGCAACGTAGATCGCGTCGGTGCCGTTGGAGCAGGCGATGCCGTACTTGGCGCCCTGGAATTGCGCGAAGCGCTCGTTGAGCTTGGTGGCCCAGGTGTTGGGCGAGGGGTATCCGCCCCAGTTGCCGCTTTCCAGAACCTCGATCAAGGCCTTTTTCTCGGCATCGGAACCTTGGGGGTATTCGGCGAACGGTTCGCTGCGAACCGGCGTGCCGCCGTTAATCGCCAGTTTGGACATGCTGCTCCTCCGTTTCTACGAGCCGGGCGCGGTGTCCCGGAGATGAGTCCCAGGCGAAACTTTCGCCGGGCCGCTCGATCTCGCAAAGGATCTTGTACAGCCCCAGCAGGCTCGAGATGTTGTGCTGAACGTAGTCGATGCGGATGTCGTAATTATCGGTAGATTCGAAAAAACCGCCCAACGCCTTGTAGGGGTAACGCAGGTAGATCGCGTTAAAGCGGTTGAACTGGCAACGCTGTTGGAAAACGGCCGAGAGCTTGAGCGCCTCGAGCCAAGCGGACCCATCGTCGCCCGCGTACTGAGACAGGCGATAGGCAGCGGCCAGCCCCTCGGCGCGTGTAGCCGTGGGAGTAGACTGGGCGCGTCCGGAGAAGATTCCGTTGAGCTCCGGGTAGCGGTTGTCGCGCGACTGCTTGTCCACGATGCTGCGCGCCAGGCGATAGACGTGGGTCTTGTAGTGCTCGTGCGGCGCGATGCGGTACAGCTCGTTAAGCCCGATCATCAGCCAGTGGTCGGCCAGCAGCCGCTGGTCGGGCACGTCCTTGTCGCGCACGTTGATCAGCCAGTCCGCGCCGCGCACCGCGGTTTCGATGTAGCGTTGGTCGGGCTCGAACTGGTAGAGCCGCACCAGACCCAAAATCGCTTCGCCCGGGTAGTACATCGAATCGAACTGCTCGTCGGGTCCGGATTCCAGGTCGTACTTGCTGACGAAGTGGCCGTCGGGCTCC belongs to Candidatus Alcyoniella australis and includes:
- a CDS encoding Gfo/Idh/MocA family oxidoreductase; translated protein: MQKVRYGLIGSGSISRTHFDALARVPGTQVAAVASRSHSNAEMFAQWKGVPDAYDDYHRILEREDIDVVCVSFPNAYHAPIALEALSAGKHVVLEKPLCNTLAEADALIAAAAEHKRLLMYAEELCFVPRFVRLKQLHAEGAFGSPYMVRQIERHAGPYSDWFFTRSEAGGGAMVDLGCHSIETIRWLLDKPAVRSVYAQIDTVMHHERTQLDDHCIVQIEFEGNVLGVAEASWAKHGGMDSTLELFGDKGVGRAESFSNPGLDVFSIPGYGMLPDDARGWTRPVVDDVYEHGYVGEFEHFSACVRGDAQPLETAQDGREVLLIMLAAYHSARIGAKVQFPFDPPPCEFPVDLWRPPEE
- a CDS encoding DegT/DnrJ/EryC1/StrS family aminotransferase, which produces MSKLAINGGTPVRSEPFAEYPQGSDAEKKALIEVLESGNWGGYPSPNTWATKLNERFAQFQGAKYGIACSNGTDAIYVALRAAGVKAGDEVITTPYTWIATCQAPALINAVPVFADVDPDTYCIDPDDVERKITDKTKAIVPVHLGCRFADMDRLMEIAEKHDLIVVEDCAHAHGGQWKGRGAGSIGHLGTFSFQSSKLLTAGEGGMIITSDRELMEKCHSLINCGRKEEFYCNFEDQLFGWNFRLAEWECAVLCCQLDRLEEYTLRRERNIRYLSDKLDGLGYVKTLKWDERITRLHAYQFIFKFVPDAWEITRDQFSAALTAEGFENDPYFYVPVYQNALFKLRASDYPTIRERYGDELTADQVSCPNAEHAAYAESLWMHYPIFMGDQSDMDQLLEAIVKIHDCQDELLDKPIKAQSRF